The following coding sequences are from one Bacillota bacterium window:
- the trkA gene encoding Trk system potassium transporter TrkA has product MRIIVIGSGKLGYQIAEALSREKYDLVVIDSDSDVIERTTDTLDVLTIHGNGLLAEPLKGLGLNKEDLVIAVTGSDEGNILACMSAKSLGAGLTIARIRAPEYTRDLAVSQEQLCIDHVLNPDLSTAKEISQLLSFAPARQIQTFVQGKVHMVEISVTADNPLVGLPIKQYNFTGVLIAAIAREGRVIIPKGDDYLQVGDNIFIVGRAPNVAEFCRYAGKPIYKIQTAMIVGGSRIANYLAQDLHSAGVRVKIIEKDAARATALSLELPSTLVVHGDGTDMELLLSEDIARTDAFMALTGIDEENMVVSLLAKKLGVKKAVAKVNRKGYASIAEEIGIDSVVTPGLITLGEVLRLVRGGEVVSLILLLGGQAEVMEFSISRSSALVGRMIKDLDFPKEAIITTIVHKGEIIIPHGSDIIQAHDRVIVLTQFEEIERIRELFGGDERKTGHGLWDSIKSSWVSVSN; this is encoded by the coding sequence AACCACCGATACTCTGGATGTTCTCACCATCCATGGCAATGGATTGCTGGCTGAGCCGTTAAAGGGGCTGGGCCTTAATAAGGAAGATCTAGTGATAGCCGTTACCGGCAGCGATGAAGGTAATATCTTGGCCTGCATGTCGGCCAAGAGTCTCGGTGCCGGGTTGACCATTGCTCGCATACGAGCTCCGGAATACACTAGAGACTTGGCTGTTAGCCAAGAGCAACTTTGTATCGATCACGTTCTTAATCCGGATCTATCCACGGCAAAGGAGATAAGCCAACTACTTTCTTTTGCCCCGGCCCGGCAGATTCAGACCTTTGTTCAGGGAAAAGTACACATGGTGGAGATTTCGGTTACAGCTGACAATCCGTTGGTGGGACTTCCTATTAAGCAGTATAATTTTACCGGCGTACTAATAGCAGCCATTGCTCGCGAAGGGCGCGTTATTATCCCCAAGGGCGACGATTACCTGCAGGTGGGCGATAATATTTTTATTGTCGGCCGGGCCCCCAACGTGGCTGAGTTTTGCCGTTATGCCGGCAAACCCATCTATAAGATTCAAACCGCGATGATTGTAGGTGGTAGCAGGATTGCCAATTACCTGGCTCAGGATCTGCATTCGGCCGGCGTAAGGGTGAAAATCATTGAAAAGGACGCTGCCCGGGCCACAGCTTTGTCGCTGGAGTTGCCATCTACCTTGGTGGTTCACGGTGACGGTACCGACATGGAGCTGTTGCTGTCGGAAGATATCGCTAGAACCGATGCTTTTATGGCTTTGACCGGCATAGACGAGGAAAACATGGTGGTTTCCTTGTTGGCTAAGAAGCTAGGGGTCAAGAAAGCAGTAGCCAAGGTAAACCGCAAGGGCTACGCTTCGATAGCAGAAGAAATTGGGATCGATTCAGTGGTAACACCGGGGCTGATTACCTTGGGTGAAGTCCTGCGGTTGGTGCGCGGTGGCGAGGTGGTGTCGCTAATTTTGCTCTTGGGCGGGCAGGCAGAGGTGATGGAGTTTTCCATTAGCCGCTCGTCGGCCCTGGTGGGCCGGATGATTAAGGATCTTGACTTTCCCAAAGAAGCTATCATTACTACCATTGTCCATAAGGGAGAGATCATTATCCCTCATGGCAGCGATATAATTCAAGCCCACGATCGGGTGATCGTGCTCACTCAATTTGAGGAAATAGAGCGGATTAGAGAGCTCTTTGGCGGCGACGAGAGGAAGACGGGACATGGATTATGGGATAGTATTAAGAGTTCTTGGGTTTCTGTTAGTAATTGA